DNA sequence from the Vicia villosa cultivar HV-30 ecotype Madison, WI linkage group LG3, Vvil1.0, whole genome shotgun sequence genome:
AACCACGTAAACTCTTAGAAGATTTAGGAGTGGGCCACTCCAAAACTCCTTGTATCTTAAGGGGGTCAGGGGCAACCGTGCCAGCGGTAACAACATGACCAAGATACACAATATGTGCTTGACAAAACGTGCATTTAGAAGGTTTCAAATGAAACTGATGATGCTCCAATATATCAAACACCTGAGCTAAATGCTGCAAATGATTCTCCAGGGACTCACTGAAGACAAGAATGTCGTCAAAGAACACAATCACAGATTTACGCAAAAGAGGGCGAAATATATCATTCATTGTTGCTTGAAACGTAGAGGGAGCATTAcatagaccaaagggcattactctATACTCGTAATGGCCATCATGTGTGCGAAACGCAGTCTTATGTATGTCCTGAGGAGCTACTCTTATCTGATGAAAACCAGAAGTTAAGTCTAATTTAGAGAATACCTGAGCACTGCCAAGCTCATCGAGTAATTCATCAATGGTGGGAAGGGGAAACCTATCACGCACAGTCAACGCGTTCAATGCCCTATAGTCCACGCACATACGCCACGAACCGTCCTTTTTCTTGAGCAATAGGACCGGTGACGAAAAAGGGCTCGTACTGAGTTGAATCCAACCGGTGTTAAGAAACTTGGAAATCTGGGCTTCAATTTCCACTTTTTGAGAGTGTGGGTAACGGTACGGTCGGACATTAAAAGGGGTGGATTGAGGGACAAGGGGTATGGTGTGATCAGTGGGGCGTGGTGGAGGTAGGGAAGAGGGTTCTTCAAATAAATTGGCATGATTGGTGATGAGGGTTTGAAATTGGGATTTTAGGTGGGATGGAAGCGTTTGGGGTAAGAGAGTGTATGTGGGTGGGGAATTTGTGGATGGTGGTGTAATAGGTTGAATGGAAAATAATTGGGCCTCAGGGTTATGACGGGTAAGTTTCTGAAAGGAGTGTAAGCCCATTGCTACGGTAGGAGCCAAGCCTTGTAATTCAACACAAGTGTTATTGTGGAAAAAACACATGGTGAGATTAGTATAGTTCATCAACACAAGGCCCAATTGTTTCAACCACTGTGCACCAAGAACCAGATCCGTTCCTTGTAAGCCCAAAACAAAGAGGTCCACCAAGAAAGAATGATTTTGGATTGTGAGAGGCACCCCATGACAAACATGAGAGCACTGAAGTTCTTGTCCACTTCCTACCAAGACCCGAAAAGGGGTAATCGGATCAAGAGTGAGACCCATTCTGTCAGCCACCGCGTCCTGTACAAAATTGTGCGTACTGCCACCATCGACTAGCACGTGGATATTCTCAAACCCGATTTGACCCATGATCCGAAAAGTATCCGCAGCGAGATCACCTGAGAGAGCGTGAAAACTCAATTGCACAGAGGCAACTGTGGGATCGGGTGGATCGTTGCCAGGATCTAACTGAGAAACAACTTGCTCTAATTCACTTGAATCAATGGAAATATCCTCCTCATTAGCTAACATAAGAAAAACACGAGCACCACATTTATGAGATCGGGACCATCTTTGGTCACAATTGAAACAAAGGCCTTTCTCGCGTTTTTCATTCATCTCCGAAGCAGAGAGATGACGGAATCTCGGCTTTGCCGGAGGAATAGGGAGGATTCCTGATGCAGATTTTGCAGGTGGTAGAACCTCCGTCGATGATGTGGGTGCACTTCGAGAAGACGGTTGCCACGATGATTGGCGTTGTCGAGAAGCGCGGGCCAGATCTTGCAATTTGTCCTCCTGTAGACGAGCTAAGCCAGCGGCCTGAGTGATAGTAGTGGGTTGTTGAGCCAAAATTTCACGGCGGATATCAAGCTTAAGGCCGGAAACAAAACAACTCAAAAGATCAGCTGCAGATAAACCTTCCAATCGATTGGCGAGAGCTTCGAATTCATTAAGATATGCTGCAACGGTGGTTGATTGAGTTAGTTTAAACAAATTTCCGCGAGGATCATCAAATGCCGTAGGTGCGAAACGGGTTTCTAAGGCTGAGAGGAACTGTTGCCAAGAGACGATTTGGCGGTGACGGTACATCCATTGGTACCAAGCAAGGGCGGCTCCGTCAAGGTAGAAAGAAGCAATAGTTATCCTCTCTTCTTCGGGAGTCTGATGATACGTAAAGAACTGTGAGATTTTAAAAATCCAACCGTGCGCGTCCGCACCGTCGAAACGGGGAACATCCAATTTGAGTCGGGGGCGATTGGATGATTCAGTGTTGTTGCGCGGCGAAACAGTAGAGGGAGAGTCCTCAAAGCGTTTACGCATTGCTTCAAGTTGCGACGTGAGGAAGGCGATTTGGCGGCACATGTCATCCATGCCATCGGGTGGAGGAGGAGGAGCCATGGGAGGGAGATACACAcacaatgaaagcaccaatgttatGCTCAGAATTATAAGGCCTGAGTTGCCTCCTTAAGAAGGgatagagagaaggaagagaatTGTGAAATATTTCATTGATACTCAGATCTGGAAATTACAACGATTATAAAGGGAAAATATCTAGAGGATCTAAACAGAATCCAGCTAAGGATGTGACAGCAAGGCAAATTCTAACAAACTATTGGTGACTCACAGGTTCTAGAAACAACAGCATGAAATAGGAATCTATTTATAAACTATGTGATCATTAAACCTGCTTGGCATCCTTCTGTTACGTGTGGGCTTTTCCTTAGCAGGCCCAATACCATTAGCAGCACTAGGCCCATCTTCTGAACTTGTAACACTTTATTTAACATATCCAccgaaatttatatatttaaaacgtgatgtttaaaattattttttgtgcAACTGATGGTGCACAAGATTAGATTTTCTTTAATTTCATGGATTTGTATGGTTTAAGTTAATAAAGTTAACTCAAGAGTTGAAGTGTATTCCATTGTCAAGTCACAACAAAGAAGACCTGCGAAATAGAAAATTGAATACTTattagttaaatatttaatttctaaTCACTACAAGAAATAAGATATTTTGTAATGTCTTTTTCTCAGCAACAATCAATTTGTTGGCAAAAATATACATATAACAACGACTAATTTTAATTGTTATAATATGTTTACTTTTTATAAAGAGCATGGTTAGACAATAAAATGGAATGAATCGTTCTAACTACTAGGTTCACATCCCATTTTATTCTCTATCCATGCTCTTTAAGAAATTTCTTTTAAGTTTATTTGAATCCTAACCTCAtcttatttttcctttatttatttaaagaatgACAATTCTTAGAGAGTTAGTTATATCATGGTAGGAGACATCATGGTATAGATCCATAGTCTTAAATCCTTTGTCATCCACATCAATTAGAGGGTCCCCATGGTCCCCAGCATGATATGTTGTATTCCACGGGAAGCGATTTTACACCGTCTTAgttatataaagaaaaaaaacgtCATTTTACAAATAATTCAAATTCATCTCAACTATTAACTATTTCTCATACTCTCACCGATTTGGGTGTTGGAGGGTTAACATGCACACCTCCATGCCTCCGTATCCAAATTCATCTCAACTATAAACTATTTCTCATACTCTCACCGATTTGGATGTTGGAGGGTTAACATGCACACCTCCATGCCTCCGTATCCAAATTCATCTCAACTATTAACTATTTCTCATACTCTCACCGATTTGGGTGTTGGAGGGTTAACATGCACACCTCCATACCTCCGTATCGGAAAGTTTAATAAACCGCAATAGAAGTTCAATCATCTATTCATCTCACATTTTTAGTTCCCTtgaagaaatatatattttaagcAAAATCAATCATTAAATTCTATAAATAAAATCCTCATTTTAAAATGTTCCAAACGCTACtagttaaaagaaaataaaatgcaatacACTTCATATTGTAACAAATAAAACACTTAAAAGATTTTAACTGATCAGGTATCCTCACAAAAAGCTGCTTCTGTTGGAATGAATGTTAATTTTCATCAAGAGTGTGTCCTCTTGAAGTACCTCATATATTGGTCACAGAAACTGCATTCATAAAGTTTTCATCCAATTCCAACTCCCTCATAACATTTGAAGAAAGAGAAATATCCAAATCCATACCCCCTCCTCCTCCTTCATCTCCCTCACATGCAGTCACATTCCCATCACATTTGTTTGCATAACCACACAAAACAGCCACTGCTTTACCCAGCCCGAATTCATTCCCATACATATTGAACCGTGGTGAACTTATCATTGCCACACTACTTAACGGGTCAAAGTGACGATCAAGGTCGAGTATAAAAGGAGACTCTAACCACTTTTCCACTCTCGTTCGAATCTCTAAGTCATCATGCTTTGTAACAGCAACATGAACCTTCCATGCCGCCCATCCCAAGTCATTCTCAAGCAATTCTCCTGCCGTCGCTTCTGCATTCACTGTATCAACTGAGGTCCCAAAGTACTCTTCAGAGAGAGGTGGTTTCATTCTCGGCCGGTTGTTTACAGCCACCATACAATTTGTTTTTCTATCATTTGCTAGGCGGCGAGCACGAGTTATACTTCTCCAAACATGCGCTGATAAGGATTGGAACGAAGAGATTTTGTTTGTATTACACTCCTTATTAGCCTTTGCTTTCAGTTTTGCAATAGACTCTGATGTAAAGTGGAAGATTCTTTCTCTCAGCTTGGGTGATTCAAATCTGCTTACAAACTCATCATGATGTTTGAATGGAAGATTGATTGGTGGACCGTAACCTTCCGGAAACCAACGATTGTGAAAGGGTTGGCATGAAATGGGAACATCATGCTCATAGCCTTGGCCTTGAGCTTGAAATATTTCAGACCATGTATTAAAGAACTTCCAATAAGAAGTTCCGTCTCCGATATAGTGATTCATGGAACAACCTATGAAAACACCATCTACTAGCTCAGTGACTTGGACGGATAACAAAGGCAAAGTGTGACCGTCGTGATTGACTGCTTTGTTGAGATCAAACAATGACTTAACAAATGGTGGAACATCAATTGGGGCAAGGATATCAGATACGGTTACATCCAAAGTTGCATAGATGAATTTAGCTCCGGGATTATTGTTACTGCAATCGACGAAAATAGAATAAGATGGAGGGTCTTGAGATTTTTGTGTAACAATACGGCCGGATAGAGGATAGAAATGGAATAGAGCAAGAGAAAGCGATTGTTTGAGCTTCTCCAACAGATTATCGATGAAATCTTGTTGGTTATTTGGTTTTTTGAATAAGAGGCCTTTCTGGATGTAGTTCATAGACGACCTGGCGATATCCCATGTTGTCAAATGGCAGATTCGGTTTGAATCTGGTATAGGGTGTAGTGGTTTGATGAAACATTCTGAAACATGTTGAACACTTGAGGAAGTCATCATTCTAATGCTTAGCACCAGTTTCTAAATCTCGAATCTTACAAGCTCCGTATAGCAATTCCAATGGCGAATAGCACAAGTTTCTTTATTACAAATCACAATTTGATTTCTTTAACTATTAAATCAAAAGTGCAAATAGATGTTTTCTCCTTTCTACAAAATGAACTTTAGCTCAATTGATTATTTTctagatataaaaataaaatctgaatataaatttttttccagGAAAGTCTTATAatcagttaattaattaattaccttTATAATTGTGCAAGCAAATCTTTGGAGAAAGACTTGATAATCTACTGCTATAAAATTGTTAGTCGGTTGAGCTAGCAATGAGGAAGACAATCAAACAAAGTATATTTGGGTGATCAATACTTAGGCATGGGTGGAATTTATATTGTAGTACCTTGAGGAAGTAAACTGCTACGAGGAACTTTCTCTAAGCTTCAACTGCTTTTTTGTCTTCCATTTTGGTGTTGCTTGTGCTGGTGAGCTAAAATTGGTAACACGAGATTTTGAATGGAAAGTCACCGATGGTAGTCAAGGAAAATAACTATTATTTAGAAGGTCTAGGCCGCccaaataaattataagaaaaataacGGTTACTTTGAAGGGGACATATCTATATTTATTATTAGGcggaatattttttttttgtcccTTGACTTTAATTCGGgatttattttggtttttaaatttttaaaatgttcaaATCGATCCCTTAACTATTAAAATAGCGTCACGTTTGCCTTTTATTTGTTTTCGTTAGTACAAGTCAGAAAAAATTATCCACGTGGATTAGATCAATGGTGATGTGGCAAAAAAACTCACTTTAGTTCCTCCTTCATTAATATCTTGTCATAGTTGCTGCAAGCAGTGAGTTCAAAAACCAATCAATTCAAAAACCACAGTTGACTTGACTCTTTTTTCTCCTCATTCAACCCATGTTTATTGTTTGTTTCAATTCaatcaattgaactaaaattttTCAGAAACCATTTCTTTTcttaattttgaatttgattttgaattttgctCTCCTTGATGAACTTCTCCAAAATCTAGCACAATAAAATCTCTCCCACATCTCTTGCTCAGGAGCCATATAAAATGCTTAAAAATATATGAGAAAAGAGATTCCCAGGGAACATCCTTGATGAGTTCAAGTTAATGATAAGATCAAAATAATGTCTGTGTGAAAATGAGCTTATTAGTCTAGATAAGTTCTTGTCTTTTGACCATTCTGCTGTTATCCCAATAATAGTACTCTTATTCAGTATAGCGTTTTGACCTTAGGGTTATTCTAGGGATAggaattttgaaaatttgttgaAGGTGATTTGTTGCAGAGAAGTGTCATGGAGGATTAAGGGGGGTCATGGATGAGGTAGTGGAGAATTTGCAAATtgattttctgaaataaattgtTGGTTTCTGGGTAAAAACATAATGAAGGTGAAGTGAAGAATATGATGGTGAAGAAGAAATGCCACATCAGATGTCACAAGCGCAATATTTGACACCATTACTGAAAAACTGATGGAAATGACTAAAGCGGCGTTGTTTGAAGGTATAAGGGATTAAAATGgtcattttaaaaattaagggactaaAATGGACCCCGAGATAAAGTTAAGGGACAAAAAAGGGTATTGTGTCAAATGTTTTTTATGGTCTAGCCAACTGATTAAGGAAGTGTCTGATTGATTGGAAGACTTTTACCAACTGAATAATTGATTATACCTAATAACCTAATTGAATATTTTCACTAACTTTAGTCTAAAATAGAATTGGTCAGTCGGTTAATGATTGGTAATGGATAAATATCAAAATCTTTTATTTGTGTCTTGAATAATCGATTATTGAAGGTCAATAATCAATTAGCCTAATCGACTATGGCATTGATTTGGTCCATGGGTTGTTTCGAAATTTAATCTACAATCTAGCCTAGAAATAGAGAGCCACTTTATCAATTTTACACATCCAGAAAATGAGCTTTGATCTCACTTTCATTTCTCTCATCATTTTCTATAAATCTCTCAT
Encoded proteins:
- the LOC131655320 gene encoding uncharacterized acetyltransferase At3g50280-like; protein product: MMTSSSVQHVSECFIKPLHPIPDSNRICHLTTWDIARSSMNYIQKGLLFKKPNNQQDFIDNLLEKLKQSLSLALFHFYPLSGRIVTQKSQDPPSYSIFVDCSNNNPGAKFIYATLDVTVSDILAPIDVPPFVKSLFDLNKAVNHDGHTLPLLSVQVTELVDGVFIGCSMNHYIGDGTSYWKFFNTWSEIFQAQGQGYEHDVPISCQPFHNRWFPEGYGPPINLPFKHHDEFVSRFESPKLRERIFHFTSESIAKLKAKANKECNTNKISSFQSLSAHVWRSITRARRLANDRKTNCMVAVNNRPRMKPPLSEEYFGTSVDTVNAEATAGELLENDLGWAAWKVHVAVTKHDDLEIRTRVEKWLESPFILDLDRHFDPLSSVAMISSPRFNMYGNEFGLGKAVAVLCGYANKCDGNVTACEGDEGGGGGMDLDISLSSNVMRELELDENFMNAVSVTNI